A single Deltaproteobacteria bacterium HGW-Deltaproteobacteria-4 DNA region contains:
- the folP gene encoding dihydropteroate synthase, protein MGILNVTPDSFSDGGQFQQIDRALRRAEEMVAEGADLIDVGGESTRPGAALVSASRELDRIIPVIAAIHARIDIPLSVDTNKATVAAAALANGADWVNDVSGLTFDAEMAAVVAAHDGGLFVMHTRGTPAQMQQKAHYDDVVAEVLAELKVSVATALNAGIPAERLAIDPGIGFAKDLAGNLELLRRLDEFTVLDLPILLGTSRKSFIGQILQQPHPVDRLYGTLATIALGVAKGAMLLRVHDVRAARETALMSWAILRS, encoded by the coding sequence ATGGGGATTCTCAATGTCACCCCGGATTCTTTTTCAGACGGGGGACAATTCCAGCAAATAGATCGTGCTCTGCGCCGCGCCGAGGAGATGGTGGCTGAAGGTGCTGACCTCATTGATGTCGGCGGTGAAAGCACCCGGCCCGGAGCGGCGCTTGTCTCTGCCTCCCGGGAATTGGATCGGATCATTCCGGTTATTGCTGCTATTCACGCCCGTATCGATATCCCCCTTTCCGTCGATACCAATAAAGCAACGGTGGCTGCGGCCGCGTTGGCAAACGGTGCCGATTGGGTTAACGACGTCAGCGGACTGACCTTTGATGCCGAGATGGCGGCTGTGGTTGCGGCTCACGACGGCGGCCTCTTTGTGATGCACACGCGCGGCACCCCGGCGCAGATGCAGCAAAAGGCGCACTACGATGATGTTGTCGCCGAGGTGCTGGCGGAACTCAAGGTTTCGGTCGCCACCGCCCTGAACGCCGGCATTCCGGCCGAGCGGCTGGCCATCGATCCCGGCATCGGCTTTGCCAAAGATCTTGCCGGCAACCTCGAATTACTGCGGCGCCTCGATGAATTCACGGTTCTCGATCTGCCGATCCTCCTTGGTACGTCACGCAAAAGCTTCATCGGTCAAATCCTGCAACAGCCGCATCCGGTCGACCGTCTTTACGGCACGCTGGCAACAATTGCCCTCGGTGTGGCCAAGGGGGCGATGCTGCTGCGGGTGCACGATGTCCGTGCGGCGCGAGAAACGGCGCTGATGAGCTGGGCGATTCTGCGGTCGTAA
- a CDS encoding cell division protein FtsH — translation MNQFYKNLALWLVILLVMVLLYDMVANKKQDLKVLPYSDFVVAVTEGQVKEVVIQGPNVEGKMQDNTAFKTYAPNDLGLIPDLRAKGVTINARPEDDRGIWFTLLISWGPIILLIGVWIFFMRQMQSGGGKAMSFGKSRAKLLTESDGTVTFKDVAGIDEAKEELEEIVAFLKDPKKFSRLGGRIPKGVLLVGSPGTGKTLLARAIAGEAGVPFYSISGSDFVEMFVGVGASRVRDLFVQGKKNAPCIIFIDEIDAVGRHRGAGLGGGHDEREQTLNQLLVEMDGFESNEGVILIAATNRPDVLDPALLRPGRFDRQVVVPRPDVKGRRMILDVHARKVPVADDVNLEVLAKGTPGFSGADLANLVNEAALLAARADKNQVTMNDFELAKDKVMMGAERRSMVITDKDKKVTAYHEAGHALVAFLIPGSDPVHKVSIIPRGRALGVTMYLPLEEKYNENREGLNTMISALLGGRVAEELTFSTITSGASNDIERATNIARKMVCEWGMSDKIGPLSFGEKEGEVFLGRDMGHMKNYSESTAVEIDMEIRRIVTENHQRTRKLLSDNQDALIRIGEALLEKETLDGAEVRRLVFGEEAPPVAAPIESVAAVTVEEGTAGEA, via the coding sequence TTGAATCAATTCTATAAAAATCTTGCACTGTGGCTGGTCATCCTTTTAGTTATGGTCCTGCTTTACGACATGGTCGCCAATAAAAAACAGGATCTAAAGGTCCTGCCTTACTCTGACTTTGTCGTGGCTGTGACCGAAGGTCAGGTCAAAGAGGTCGTCATTCAGGGGCCGAATGTCGAAGGGAAGATGCAGGATAATACCGCCTTCAAGACTTACGCTCCCAATGATCTCGGACTCATTCCCGATCTGCGCGCCAAAGGGGTGACGATCAATGCCCGCCCCGAGGACGATCGCGGTATCTGGTTCACCCTCCTCATCTCCTGGGGGCCGATTATCCTGTTGATCGGCGTCTGGATCTTCTTTATGCGCCAGATGCAATCCGGTGGCGGCAAAGCCATGAGTTTCGGCAAGAGCCGCGCCAAGCTCCTTACCGAGAGTGATGGCACGGTCACGTTTAAGGATGTCGCCGGTATCGATGAAGCCAAGGAGGAACTCGAAGAGATCGTCGCTTTCCTCAAAGATCCGAAGAAGTTTTCCCGTCTCGGCGGGCGGATCCCCAAAGGTGTTTTGTTGGTCGGCTCACCGGGTACCGGTAAGACCCTCCTGGCCCGAGCCATTGCCGGTGAGGCCGGAGTCCCTTTCTATTCGATTTCCGGTTCTGATTTCGTTGAGATGTTTGTCGGCGTCGGCGCGTCGCGGGTGCGCGATCTCTTTGTCCAGGGGAAGAAGAACGCTCCCTGTATTATCTTCATCGATGAGATCGATGCGGTTGGTCGGCATCGCGGCGCTGGATTGGGCGGCGGCCATGACGAGCGCGAGCAGACTCTCAATCAGCTCCTCGTCGAGATGGATGGTTTTGAGTCGAACGAAGGGGTTATCCTTATCGCCGCGACCAACCGTCCTGATGTCCTCGATCCGGCTCTGCTCCGTCCCGGCCGTTTCGACCGTCAGGTGGTCGTCCCCCGTCCCGATGTCAAAGGCCGGCGTATGATTCTTGATGTCCATGCCCGCAAGGTGCCGGTGGCTGACGATGTCAATCTCGAAGTCCTCGCCAAGGGGACGCCCGGTTTCTCCGGGGCCGATCTTGCCAATCTGGTGAATGAAGCGGCGCTTTTGGCGGCCCGCGCTGACAAGAATCAGGTCACCATGAACGATTTCGAGTTGGCCAAGGATAAAGTCATGATGGGGGCGGAGCGTCGCTCCATGGTGATTACCGACAAGGACAAGAAGGTCACGGCTTACCACGAAGCCGGCCATGCGCTGGTTGCGTTCCTCATCCCCGGTTCGGATCCGGTTCACAAAGTTTCGATTATTCCGCGTGGCCGCGCTCTCGGCGTGACCATGTATCTCCCCCTCGAAGAGAAGTACAATGAGAACCGTGAAGGGCTGAATACGATGATCAGCGCCCTCCTCGGCGGGCGTGTTGCCGAAGAGTTGACCTTCTCGACGATTACCAGCGGCGCATCCAATGATATTGAGCGGGCAACGAATATCGCCAGAAAAATGGTTTGCGAGTGGGGGATGAGCGACAAGATCGGACCTCTCTCCTTTGGCGAGAAAGAGGGCGAAGTCTTCCTGGGTCGCGACATGGGGCACATGAAGAATTACAGTGAGTCGACGGCGGTTGAGATCGACATGGAGATCCGCCGGATTGTTACCGAGAATCATCAGCGCACCCGGAAGCTTTTGAGTGACAATCAGGACGCCTTGATCCGCATCGGAGAAGCTCTGCTTGAGAAGGAGACTCTGGACGGAGCTGAAGTGCGGAGATTGGTTTTCGGAGAAGAAGCTCCCCCGGTTGCTGCACCCATTGAGAGCGTTGCTGCTGTGACAGTCGAAGAAGGAACTGCTGGCGAGGCATGA